The following coding sequences lie in one Sorghum bicolor cultivar BTx623 chromosome 6, Sorghum_bicolor_NCBIv3, whole genome shotgun sequence genomic window:
- the LOC8086485 gene encoding momilactone A synthase: MASSTVALPTTPPRKLQGKVAMITGGASGIGERTVRLFVEHGARVVVADIQDEAGARVCADVGAGAASYFHCDVTSEDDVAAAVDHAVATFGALDIMFNNAGVSGPACYSVRDSGKADFERVLAVNLVGPFLGTKHAARVMVPARRGGCIIGTSSVAAAVTGASSYAYACAKRALVALTENAAAELGRHGIRVNCVSPAGVATPLTMRYMGLEAEAFEQAMEAISNLKGVGALRADDVAAAVLFLASDDARYISGHNLFVDGGISIANPSFGTSKD; the protein is encoded by the exons ATGGCAAGCAGTACCGTCGCCCTCCCCACCACTCCACCAAGAAA GTTGCAGGGAAAGGTGGCCATGATCACTGGCGGGGCGAGCGGGATCGGCGAGCGCACGGTGCGGCTGTTCGTGGAGCACGGCGCCCGCGTCGTGGTGGCCGACATCCAGGACGAGGCCGGCGCGCGCGTCTGCGCCGACGTTGGCGCGGGCGCCGCCAGCTACTTCCACTGCGACGTGACCAGCGAGGACGACGTCGCTGCCGCGGTGGACCACGCCGTGGCGACGTTCGGAGCGCTGGATATCATGTTCAACAATGCTGGCGTCAGCGGGCCGGCGTGCTACAGCGTCCGGGACAGCGGCAAGGCTGACTTCGAGCGCGTGCTGGCCGTGAACCTGGTGGGCCCGTTCCTCGGCACCAAGCACGCGGCGCGGGTGATGGTACCCGCGCGCCGCGGCGGCTGCATCATAGGGACGTCCAGCGTGGCGGCGGCCGTGACCGGCGCGTCCTCGTACGCGTACGCGTGCGCGAAGCGCGCGCTCGTGGCGCTGACGGAGAACGCCGCGGCGGAGCTCGGCCGGCACGGCATCCGCGTGAACTGCGTCTCCCCCGCGGGGGTCGCCACGCCGCTGACCATGAGGTACATGGGCCTCGAAGCGGAGGCGTTCGAGCAGGCAATGGAGGCCATATCAAACCTCAAGGGCGTGGGCGCCCTGCGAGCGGAcgacgtcgccgccgccgtgctcTTCCTCGCCAGCGATGACGCGCGGTACATCAGCGGCCACAACCTGTTCGTCGACGGTGGCATCTCTATCGCGAACCCGTCCTTTGGAACGTCCAAAGACTGA